In Montipora capricornis isolate CH-2021 chromosome 4, ASM3666992v2, whole genome shotgun sequence, a single genomic region encodes these proteins:
- the LOC138047040 gene encoding zinc finger protein 862-like, with the protein MSANLLDLWKIGGKRKAESSTDQNPSSEKAKKNERRIRKFQPAWKKEFPWVEYNEEKIEMFCVVCRKYPTVADKGSRLYTGINGSSNTGFRRDSLSSHDKSQSHYFCLQRAKNEERPEQAPLEQISRKMDKESKGKLEKLFNTAHFVAKEKLAMAKFPSLCDLQEKNGLDVGKHYRNAAACKTFIGAIADSERNETRNDIHNSNFFSVLSDGSTDSGVIEQESVFVRYIKEGNVKTTLADIVDLESGNAEGVLGGIDKALSRVGVTVETQSKKMVGSNFDGASVMMGQKTGVATRLKERIGNHHVTTHCVAHNLELAIADAIKEVSHYSKFEETVKGIFKFYFYSPKKRRELSQISELLEEDRVRYGGVKCIRWLASQHRALLALQKHYAVTVYHLENTTSSSKGEDGAKAKGYLKELKTERFVKMLHYMVDVTAILGRLSKQFQYEDLFITDIICKVDKAKLQLEDLKKNVGECYKSFSSNYDTQTGNFNVGRMVTRWLSCQTLA; encoded by the exons atGTCAGCAAATTTACTTGACTTGTGGAAAATTGGTGGTAAACGAAAAGCCGAATCCTCCACAGACCAAAATCCAAGCAgcgaaaaagcgaaaaaaaatgaACGACGAATTAGGAAATTCCAACCAGCATGGAAAAAAGAATTTCCGTGGGTTGAGTATAACGAGGAGAAGATCGAAATGTTCTGTGTAGTATGTCGTAAATACCCGACGGTGGCCGATAAAGGGAGCCGGCTTTATACAGGAATTAATGGGTCTTCCAATACTGGTTTTCGCCGCGATTCTCTTTCAAGTCATGACAAGAGCCAATCTCATTACTTTTGTCTTCAACGAGCGAAAAACGAAGAAAGACCAGAGCAGGCGCCGTTGGAGCAAATAAGCCGGAAAATGGACAAGGAATCTAAgggcaaacttgaaaaacttttcAACACGGCACATTTCGTTGCGAAAGAAAAACTGGCCATGGCAAAGTTCCCTAGTCTATGtgatcttcaagaaaaaaatggattGGATGTCGGGAAGCACTACAGAAATGCGGCCGCCTGTAAAACATTCATCGGTGCGATTGCTGATTCGGAAAGAAACGAGACACGAAATGACATCCACAATTCcaattttttctctgttttatcTGATGGAAGCACCGATTCTGGAGTAATTGAACAGGAATCTGTATTTGTGCGATATATCAAGGAAGGGAATGTAAAGACAACGTTGGCGGACATAGTTGATCTCGAGTCTGGAAATGCGGAAG GTGTTCTGGGAGGGATAGACAAAGCCCTTTCACGTGTGGGAGTAACAGTGGaaactcaaagtaaaaaaatggTGGGGTCGAATTTTGACGGTGCATCCGTGATGATGGGTCAAAAGACAGGGGTTGCAACACGACTGAAAGAGCGGATTGGAAACCACCATGTCACTACTCACTGCGTCGCACACAACCTTGAGTTAGCGATAGCAGATGCTATTAAAGAAGTATCTCACTACAGCAAATTTGAGGAAACTGTGAAAGGGATTTTTAAGTTCTACTTTTATTCgccaaagaaaagaagagaactttcacaaattagtgaattacttgaGGAGGATAGGGTTCGCTATGGTGGTGTAAAATGTATCCGTTGGTTAGCGAGTCAACACAGGGCTCTGTTGGCACTCCAGAAGCATTACGCTGTTACTGTTTACCACCTTGAGAATACCACTTCAAGTAGCAAAGGTGAGGACGGAGCCAAGGCAAAGGGGTACCTGAAAGAATTGAAGACCGAGCGTTTTGTCAAGATGCTGCACTACATGGTTGATGTGACTGCAATACTTGGACGTCTGTCAAAGCAGTTCCAATATGAAGACCTCTTCATTACGGACATCATTTGCAAAGTCGACAAGGCTAAGCTGCAGCTAGAGGATCTGAAGAAGAATGTTGGAGAGTGCTacaaatccttttccagcaactATGATACCCAGACCGGTAACTTCAATGTGGGAAGAATGGTGACCAGGTGGTTAAGCTGTCAAACACTGGCGTGA
- the LOC138044951 gene encoding uncharacterized protein yields MANKGLLPMDLSGSASQVAEKWRKWKRAFEYYAEGKGIDNARKKTSQLLHFAGMEVQDIFEDLQDPGPIPESGDNAFKIAIRKLDSYFHVEENIPYERHVFRQLAPKEEETADQFMVRLRKQARHCNFGTGLNDNLRDQLIEKLHVKDFELKRKLLEQRNITLEEALEQATKDFWRTTTSQS; encoded by the coding sequence atggccaACAAAGGTTTATTACCTATGGATTTGTCGGGATCTGCTTCGCAAGTGGCGGAGAAATGGCGTAAATGGAAGCGTGCCTTCGAATACTATGCCGAGGGCAAAGGCATTGACAATGCTCGAAAGAAGACTTCTCAGCTCTTACATTTTGCCGGGATGGAGGTCCAAGACATCTTCGAAGATTTGCAAGATCCTGGTCCCATTCCTGAGTCAGgtgacaatgcttttaaaataGCAATTCGAAAACTAGATTCCTATTTTCATGTGGAGGAAAACATCCCATACGAGCGCCACGTTTTTCGCCAGTTGGCACCAAAGGAAGAGGAGACCGCTGACCAGTTTATGGTTCGACTGAGAAAACAGGCACGACATTGCAATTTTGGGACTGGTTTAAACGATAATTTGAGGGATCAGCTGATAGAGAAGTTACATGTAAAGGATTTTGAGCTCAAGAGAAAGCTGTTAGAGCAGAGGAATATCACACTAGAAGAGGCGTTGGAGCAAGCAACAAAGGATTTCTGGCGGACGACCACGTCACAGAGCTAA